A single genomic interval of Bacillus sp. es.036 harbors:
- a CDS encoding RNA polymerase subunit sigma-70, translated as MRSTNKEMMSYNMSQPEFGVDFHDFLQKEQCLSNMELAEEFGLSLKSVKIMKQKMKR; from the coding sequence ATGCGATCGACAAATAAAGAAATGATGAGCTACAACATGTCGCAACCGGAATTTGGCGTCGACTTTCATGATTTTCTACAAAAAGAGCAGTGTTTGTCAAATATGGAACTCGCGGAAGAATTTGGACTGTCTCTAAAAAGTGTAAAGATCATGAAACAAAAAATGAAACGTTAA
- a CDS encoding N-acetylmuramoyl-L-alanine amidase has product MKRLIFILSLLLIALFIPHTTSAATRALFDQTVNVRSEPSISSTIIAQVHQGHKATIIDNQDNWLYVELPTAKKGWVASRFATLTTDSQTEQTIRSTVSDLQVRAGPGKEHKTIGSISQESEWNVLKIDGDWISIDYNGQTGWVASWLVNSTTQDNANNSSIKKEVITRLLNVREMPGTENRILFQLPSGSVVEEIKTENNWSFIRYENGQIGWVDTTYLQNTNKKEEAGFVTILYHATNLRSGPALSNDVIKQASVQERYQIDGKEGEWYRILLDDGRSAYVADWVVSTASRLTTSPKLKSGKTVVLDAGHGGFDSGALGITTLEKILTLKTTNTIAEKLKNAGVEVILTRDDDTFISLAQRTIISEQHQADAFVSIHFDSTVDPTANGTTTYYYEEADMPLASSIHAEIGDDTSLRDRGIRFGNYYVLRNNQQPSVLLELGFLSNPWEEQLVNKSTYQNNITNEISNGILAFLQ; this is encoded by the coding sequence TTGAAAAGATTGATTTTTATTCTGAGCTTATTATTAATAGCCCTTTTTATTCCTCATACAACTTCAGCGGCTACTCGTGCACTTTTTGACCAAACCGTTAATGTGCGCTCAGAACCATCTATTTCGTCCACAATCATTGCTCAAGTGCACCAAGGTCACAAAGCAACGATCATTGATAATCAAGATAATTGGCTATATGTAGAACTTCCTACCGCGAAAAAGGGTTGGGTAGCCAGCAGATTCGCAACGTTAACGACTGATTCGCAGACCGAACAAACCATTCGATCCACCGTATCTGATTTACAAGTACGAGCTGGTCCAGGAAAAGAGCACAAAACTATCGGGAGTATTTCCCAAGAAAGCGAATGGAACGTTTTAAAGATCGATGGTGATTGGATTTCAATCGATTATAACGGTCAAACAGGTTGGGTGGCTTCATGGTTAGTAAATTCAACAACACAAGATAATGCAAACAATTCCAGTATAAAAAAAGAAGTCATCACACGACTATTAAATGTTCGAGAAATGCCCGGGACAGAAAACCGCATTTTATTTCAGCTCCCTTCAGGTTCTGTCGTTGAAGAAATCAAAACAGAAAACAATTGGAGTTTTATTCGTTATGAAAACGGACAAATAGGATGGGTGGATACTACCTATTTACAAAACACGAATAAGAAGGAAGAGGCAGGCTTTGTGACGATTTTATACCACGCAACAAACCTTAGAAGCGGACCTGCCTTAAGCAATGATGTCATCAAACAAGCGTCGGTCCAAGAGCGCTATCAAATAGATGGAAAAGAAGGTGAATGGTATCGAATACTCCTGGATGATGGCCGTTCAGCTTACGTAGCAGATTGGGTGGTTTCAACTGCTTCTAGGCTTACCACTTCTCCCAAGTTAAAGTCAGGAAAAACAGTCGTACTAGATGCTGGACACGGCGGTTTTGATAGCGGAGCTTTAGGAATTACTACACTTGAGAAAATCCTTACTCTCAAAACAACGAACACAATTGCTGAGAAATTAAAAAACGCAGGTGTAGAAGTGATTCTAACAAGAGATGATGATACATTTATCTCACTTGCACAACGAACTATAATTTCTGAGCAACACCAGGCAGATGCTTTTGTCAGCATTCATTTCGACAGCACTGTCGATCCAACGGCAAATGGCACGACGACTTATTACTATGAGGAAGCGGATATGCCACTTGCCTCATCCATTCATGCTGAGATTGGCGACGATACTTCTCTACGAGATCGCGGCATACGTTTTGGCAATTACTATGTCCTTCGAAATAATCAACAGCCTTCCGTTCTTCTAGAACTTGGATTCCTTTCCAACCCATGGGAAGAGCAATTAGTGAACAAGTCGACTTATCAAAATAACATTACGAATGAAATTTCTAATGGAATTCTTGCATTTTTACAATAA
- the dtd gene encoding D-aminoacyl-tRNA deacylase → MKAVIQRSKHASVTVNGETTGKIDSGLVVLLGVTHEDTKEDAAYLASKIANLRIFEDDSDRMNLSVKDKGGAILSISQFTLYGDCRKGRRPNFMKAAKPSEAAVLYEKFNELLRKEDLDVQTGIFGEMMDVQLTNDGPVTLVIESKE, encoded by the coding sequence ATGAAAGCTGTTATACAACGTTCCAAGCATGCATCAGTCACCGTGAACGGAGAGACGACAGGTAAGATTGATTCGGGTCTTGTCGTCCTTCTAGGGGTCACTCACGAAGACACAAAGGAGGATGCTGCTTATCTTGCTTCAAAGATTGCCAATCTACGCATATTTGAAGATGACAGTGATCGCATGAATTTATCTGTCAAAGATAAAGGCGGTGCCATTCTTTCGATTTCACAATTCACTTTGTACGGAGATTGCCGTAAAGGAAGGCGTCCGAACTTTATGAAAGCAGCAAAGCCTTCTGAAGCAGCCGTTCTATATGAGAAGTTCAATGAGCTACTTAGAAAAGAAGATCTCGACGTACAGACTGGAATATTCGGTGAAATGATGGATGTTCAGCTTACGAATGATGGGCCTGTTACCCTGGTGATTGAAAGTAAAGAATAG
- a CDS encoding RelA/SpoT family protein has protein sequence MERAEQYLSEDDLSYLNRAYEYARNAHEGQYRKSGEPYIIHPIEVAGILVNLEVDPVTVAGGFLHDVVEDTDVTLEQISDEFSPELAMLVDGVTKLKKIKYKSKREQQAENHRKMMIAMAQDIRCILIKLADRLHNMRTLKHMPKEKQMQKANETLEIFAPLAHRLGISTIKWELEDTALRYLNPQQYYRIVNLMQKKRAEREGFVHEVVDEIQERVKDVSIDAEISGRPKHIYSIYRKMAKQHKQFNEIYDLLAVRIVVNSIKDCYAVLGIIHTCWKPMPGRFKDYIAMPKANMYQSLHTTVIGPKGDPLEVQIRTSDMHKVAEYGIAAHWAYKEGDENQVNSSFEKKLSWFRQILEWQNDVSNAEEFMESLKIDLFSDMVFVFTPKGDVFELPTGSVPLDFAYRIHTEIGNHCIGAKVNGKMVPLDHRLKTGDIVEVLTSKHSYGPSKDWLKISQSSHAKNKIKQWFKKEKREENVVKGRELVEKEIKNHGFELKAVLTSDNIANVSKKFNFTSEEDMYAAVGYGGITAAQIATRLTDKARKERTKEQEEELAKSIIEGKTHSPSKPLKRAESGVRVKGIDNLLIRLSRCCNPVPGDDIVGYITKGRGVSIHRKDCPNVNEDNAQERLLEVEWESDSPKNYNVDIEISGFDRRGLLNEVLQAVAETKTDMTSVSGRSDNNKMATISMTVSIRNTAHLQKVVERVKRIPDIYAVRRIMQ, from the coding sequence ATGGAAAGAGCGGAGCAGTATTTGTCTGAAGACGATCTCTCCTATCTTAATAGAGCATATGAATACGCGCGAAACGCACATGAAGGCCAGTACCGTAAATCGGGTGAACCCTATATTATTCATCCTATTGAGGTTGCTGGCATTCTTGTGAATCTTGAAGTGGACCCCGTCACAGTTGCAGGGGGCTTTCTTCATGATGTCGTCGAAGACACCGACGTAACGCTTGAGCAAATATCTGATGAATTCAGTCCTGAACTCGCTATGCTTGTAGATGGCGTGACAAAACTGAAGAAAATCAAATATAAATCAAAGCGCGAGCAGCAAGCAGAGAATCATCGGAAAATGATGATTGCTATGGCTCAGGATATTAGGTGCATTCTCATTAAACTGGCAGACCGTCTTCATAATATGCGGACGTTGAAGCACATGCCAAAAGAAAAACAAATGCAAAAGGCAAATGAGACGCTAGAAATTTTTGCGCCTCTTGCGCATCGTCTTGGTATTTCCACGATTAAGTGGGAGCTCGAGGATACAGCGCTTCGTTATTTAAATCCACAGCAATATTATCGCATTGTGAATTTAATGCAGAAGAAACGAGCCGAACGTGAAGGGTTCGTCCATGAAGTAGTAGACGAGATCCAAGAACGCGTGAAGGATGTGTCGATTGACGCTGAGATATCGGGTCGTCCTAAACACATCTACAGCATTTATCGAAAAATGGCCAAACAGCATAAGCAATTTAACGAGATCTATGACTTGCTAGCTGTTCGTATTGTTGTTAACAGTATTAAGGATTGCTATGCCGTTCTTGGAATCATTCATACGTGCTGGAAGCCTATGCCTGGTCGTTTCAAAGATTATATAGCCATGCCTAAAGCGAATATGTACCAGTCCCTTCACACGACTGTTATTGGACCGAAGGGTGACCCACTCGAAGTGCAAATTAGGACGTCTGATATGCACAAAGTAGCTGAGTACGGGATCGCAGCTCATTGGGCTTACAAAGAAGGCGACGAGAATCAAGTAAATAGCTCTTTTGAGAAAAAGCTATCTTGGTTTAGGCAAATTCTTGAATGGCAAAATGACGTTTCCAATGCCGAAGAGTTTATGGAGTCTCTTAAGATTGATTTATTCAGTGATATGGTATTCGTTTTCACACCTAAAGGCGACGTGTTTGAGCTGCCGACAGGCTCTGTTCCGCTTGATTTCGCATATCGTATTCATACCGAAATTGGTAACCACTGTATCGGTGCAAAAGTGAACGGCAAAATGGTACCTCTTGATCATCGTTTAAAAACAGGAGATATCGTCGAAGTTCTAACATCTAAGCACTCTTACGGACCGAGTAAAGACTGGCTGAAAATTAGTCAAAGTTCTCACGCTAAGAACAAAATTAAGCAGTGGTTTAAGAAAGAAAAGCGTGAAGAAAATGTAGTTAAAGGCCGGGAACTAGTTGAAAAGGAAATAAAAAATCATGGCTTTGAATTAAAAGCCGTCCTGACTTCAGATAACATTGCGAATGTCTCGAAGAAATTTAATTTTACAAGTGAAGAAGATATGTATGCCGCAGTCGGGTATGGTGGTATTACAGCCGCTCAAATTGCAACAAGATTAACCGATAAAGCGCGTAAAGAACGAACGAAAGAGCAGGAAGAAGAGCTTGCAAAATCCATTATTGAGGGGAAAACGCACTCACCTTCTAAACCGCTAAAACGAGCGGAGTCAGGAGTGCGCGTAAAAGGAATTGATAACCTGTTAATTCGTCTTTCGCGATGCTGTAATCCTGTTCCGGGTGATGATATTGTCGGTTATATTACGAAAGGAAGAGGTGTTTCCATTCACAGAAAAGACTGTCCGAATGTGAATGAAGATAACGCCCAAGAGCGTCTTCTTGAAGTTGAATGGGAAAGCGACTCTCCTAAAAACTATAATGTTGATATTGAAATCAGTGGTTTTGATCGACGTGGTCTTTTAAATGAAGTCCTGCAGGCCGTCGCTGAAACCAAAACGGATATGACATCCGTTTCGGGTCGATCGGATAACAATAAAATGGCTACGATTAGCATGACTGTTTCAATTAGGAATACCGCTCACCTTCAGAAAGTCGTTGAGCGTGTGAAGCGAATTCCAGATATCTATGCTGTGCGTAGGATTATGCAGTAA
- a CDS encoding adenine phosphoribosyltransferase, which yields MNYKDYIAVVEDYPKEGIRFKDITPLMQNGEAYSAVVNDIADFAKDKDIDVIVGPEARGFIVGCPVAYILGIGFVPVRKEGKLPREVAKVDYGLEYGKDVLTIHKDAIKPGQRVLITDDLLATGGTINATIELVEMLGGVVVGLAFMIELSYLEGRKNLDRHDIFTLMTY from the coding sequence ATGAATTACAAAGATTATATTGCAGTAGTTGAAGATTATCCAAAAGAGGGGATTCGTTTTAAAGACATTACACCTCTTATGCAAAATGGAGAAGCTTACAGTGCTGTCGTAAATGACATAGCGGACTTCGCTAAAGATAAAGATATCGATGTTATTGTTGGACCAGAAGCACGAGGGTTTATCGTGGGATGCCCTGTAGCTTACATTCTCGGCATTGGTTTCGTACCAGTACGAAAAGAAGGAAAACTTCCGCGTGAAGTAGCAAAAGTTGACTACGGTCTCGAATACGGTAAAGACGTCCTAACGATTCATAAGGACGCTATTAAACCGGGACAAAGAGTATTGATTACGGACGATTTACTTGCTACCGGCGGCACGATCAACGCGACAATTGAACTTGTAGAAATGCTTGGAGGAGTCGTTGTAGGACTTGCTTTCATGATTGAGCTTTCATACCTCGAAGGTCGTAAAAATCTTGATCGTCATGATATCTTTACGTTAATGACATACTAA
- the recJ gene encoding single-stranded-DNA-specific exonuclease RecJ, translating into MLRSKTRWKLAETDETNIDRLQSELGISRLAASLLVNRGISGEEEAKRFLYKENLAYHDPFLMSGMKEAVERIQQAIVSDERILIFGDYDADGVSSTTVLVYTLRELGATFDYYIPNRFTEGYGPNEAAFRQAKEDGYHLIVTVDTGISGVHEAEVAKEIGVDLIITDHHEPPPVLPDAYATINPKKPGCTYPFKGLAGVGVAFKLSQALLGRIPGHLLEIAAMGTIADLVPLQDENRLLASEGIRALQNSNKPGIKALLDVCGLKDQELNEEHLGFGIGPRLNAAGRLDSADPAVELLTTDDPLLAEQLASDIDTLNKNRQELVNTMTKEAIEEVETNYISDESNRVLIIAKEGWNAGVIGIVASRLVEKYYRPTIVMSIDREKGVAKGSARSIEAFDMFANLSECRDILPHFGGHPMAAGMTIDLDYLEQLRTRLNNLAIEKLTEEDLTPLTKVDLHCRVEDVTLETIEEMNLLAPFGVSNPKPVVMLKDVHLSQIRRIGSQDNHLKVGLEENGTTLDGVGFHFGYAFEEIASRAAVSVIGQLSVNEWNGLRKPQIFVKDIAVNEWQLFDYRGIRDLKKRLETLPLDKLVMIAFQNNTISKLGLEKWKDYVITDPSDKDISFDQKYVMLLDLPDLEEDLVNLFRSGGIPDRTYVVFEHEEDHFFSTLPSREDFKWYYAFLMKKGSFHLRDAEKLAKHKGWSKETVPFMSEVFFELDFVTMDNGLISLNPQSVKTELTSSKTYRSKLEKAKLENDFCYSSYHALKSWFDQSVNCFNSTEEAIK; encoded by the coding sequence ATGTTAAGATCTAAAACGCGCTGGAAACTTGCTGAAACAGATGAAACAAACATTGATCGGCTCCAGAGTGAACTAGGAATTTCTCGACTTGCTGCTTCGCTTTTAGTGAATCGAGGTATCAGTGGAGAAGAGGAAGCTAAAAGGTTTTTATATAAAGAGAATTTAGCATATCATGACCCGTTCCTCATGAGTGGAATGAAGGAAGCGGTTGAAAGAATTCAACAAGCCATCGTGTCGGATGAGCGAATTCTAATATTTGGCGATTATGATGCGGATGGAGTTAGTAGTACAACCGTCCTAGTTTATACGTTACGAGAGCTTGGTGCAACCTTCGATTATTATATTCCAAATCGCTTTACAGAAGGATATGGACCAAATGAAGCGGCCTTTAGGCAGGCAAAGGAAGATGGTTATCATCTCATTGTAACGGTTGATACTGGTATTTCTGGTGTCCATGAGGCAGAAGTTGCAAAGGAAATCGGTGTTGATCTCATTATTACAGATCATCACGAGCCACCTCCTGTACTTCCTGATGCTTATGCGACGATTAATCCCAAGAAACCGGGATGCACTTACCCCTTTAAAGGACTTGCAGGTGTAGGCGTTGCGTTTAAATTATCACAGGCCTTACTTGGTCGGATTCCAGGACATTTACTTGAGATTGCAGCAATGGGTACTATAGCAGATTTAGTTCCGCTTCAAGATGAGAATCGTCTTCTAGCAAGTGAAGGAATACGAGCACTTCAAAATTCTAATAAACCCGGAATTAAAGCGCTCTTAGACGTATGTGGCTTGAAAGATCAGGAATTAAACGAAGAGCATCTTGGTTTTGGAATAGGACCAAGATTAAATGCTGCAGGACGTTTAGATAGTGCAGATCCTGCTGTTGAACTGCTTACAACAGATGATCCGTTACTAGCAGAGCAACTTGCTTCTGATATTGATACTCTGAATAAAAACCGTCAAGAGCTTGTAAACACAATGACGAAAGAAGCGATCGAAGAAGTTGAAACAAATTATATAAGTGATGAAAGCAATCGCGTGTTAATTATTGCGAAAGAAGGATGGAATGCAGGGGTAATTGGAATTGTCGCTTCTCGACTTGTTGAGAAATATTACCGTCCAACGATTGTGATGAGTATTGACCGAGAGAAAGGTGTGGCAAAAGGCTCCGCACGTAGTATTGAGGCATTCGATATGTTTGCGAATTTATCTGAGTGTAGAGATATTCTTCCACATTTCGGGGGTCACCCAATGGCAGCTGGGATGACGATTGATTTGGATTACTTGGAGCAACTGCGCACTAGATTGAATAACCTGGCTATAGAGAAGTTAACGGAAGAAGATCTAACTCCGCTTACAAAAGTGGATCTTCATTGTCGCGTAGAAGATGTAACGCTAGAAACGATTGAAGAGATGAATCTTCTTGCTCCCTTTGGGGTGAGCAATCCAAAGCCAGTTGTTATGCTCAAGGACGTTCATTTATCTCAAATCAGAAGAATAGGTAGTCAGGACAATCATCTTAAGGTAGGTCTTGAGGAAAATGGTACAACGCTTGACGGCGTAGGGTTCCATTTTGGCTATGCTTTTGAAGAAATTGCATCAAGGGCAGCAGTGAGTGTAATCGGTCAGCTCTCTGTCAACGAATGGAATGGGCTTCGAAAGCCTCAAATTTTCGTGAAGGATATCGCAGTTAATGAGTGGCAGCTTTTTGATTACAGAGGCATACGGGATTTAAAAAAACGTCTGGAAACTTTGCCGCTAGATAAGTTAGTGATGATAGCTTTTCAGAACAATACGATCTCAAAGCTAGGTCTTGAAAAATGGAAGGACTACGTCATTACTGATCCATCAGACAAAGACATTTCGTTTGATCAAAAGTATGTCATGTTGCTTGATCTTCCTGATTTAGAAGAAGACCTTGTGAACCTTTTTCGCTCAGGCGGTATACCAGATCGAACTTATGTGGTATTTGAGCATGAGGAAGATCATTTTTTCTCAACTTTACCATCACGTGAGGATTTCAAATGGTATTATGCTTTCTTAATGAAAAAAGGGAGCTTCCATTTACGAGACGCAGAAAAGCTCGCTAAACATAAAGGGTGGTCAAAAGAAACGGTGCCTTTTATGTCAGAGGTGTTTTTTGAGCTAGATTTTGTTACAATGGATAATGGACTGATTTCTCTAAATCCACAATCTGTCAAAACTGAATTAACTTCTTCTAAAACGTATAGGAGTAAGCTTGAAAAAGCAAAGCTCGAAAACGATTTTTGCTATTCCTCCTATCATGCTTTGAAAAGTTGGTTCGATCAATCAGTTAATTGTTTCAATAGCACTGAGGAGGCCATAAAGTAA
- a CDS encoding LapA family protein, with translation MKGQWGLVVALLFALIIAVFSVVNVDPVQVNYVFGTSDWPLVLVILGSVLMGAILVLGFGMVKYYKLKRELKKLQKENEKLKSEPIATETKSVHTPLDGEAMDEGTGTDGE, from the coding sequence TTGAAAGGACAATGGGGATTAGTCGTAGCACTTTTATTTGCCCTGATTATTGCTGTTTTTTCAGTTGTGAATGTTGATCCAGTTCAAGTAAATTACGTATTTGGTACATCGGATTGGCCGCTCGTTCTCGTTATATTAGGATCGGTACTAATGGGAGCCATACTTGTTCTAGGTTTTGGGATGGTCAAATATTATAAACTGAAGAGAGAACTTAAAAAGTTACAAAAAGAAAATGAGAAATTAAAATCTGAGCCGATCGCTACTGAAACCAAATCAGTGCATACGCCACTTGACGGAGAAGCGATGGATGAAGGTACAGGTACGGATGGAGAATAA
- a CDS encoding cation diffusion facilitator family transporter, which produces MNKEERFRKAEIAAIVGILGNIILAVLKGVIGSISNSRALIADAAHSASDVAGSFAVFVGLRAAKLPPDKDHPYGHGKAESIAAIIVAVLLLLVGVEIGISSGKAIFNPIEAPGTLALYGALISIIVKEVMFQYKYRLGKKIKSDALIVNAYEHRSDVYSSIAVLIGIAGAILGSRLNLPWLIYADPIAGIFVSVLIAKMAVKLGFESIHTTLDHVLHEEDTTEYKELIIGMPGVVNLDEFYAREHGHYVIIDMKLGVDPEISVKKGHDIGKAVKERLLEEDEVHDVLVHINPFEPKEKKSE; this is translated from the coding sequence ATGAATAAGGAAGAACGGTTTCGGAAAGCAGAAATTGCAGCAATTGTTGGAATTCTAGGAAATATTATTCTAGCTGTGTTAAAAGGGGTTATTGGCTCAATTTCCAACAGTCGAGCCCTTATCGCCGATGCGGCACACTCGGCTTCAGACGTGGCTGGATCATTTGCTGTTTTTGTAGGATTGCGTGCAGCGAAACTGCCGCCAGACAAAGATCATCCTTATGGTCATGGGAAGGCGGAATCGATCGCAGCAATTATCGTAGCGGTTTTATTATTATTGGTCGGAGTGGAAATTGGCATTAGTTCTGGAAAAGCTATTTTCAATCCGATTGAAGCTCCAGGAACGCTTGCGCTATATGGTGCTTTGATTTCAATCATAGTAAAAGAAGTGATGTTTCAATATAAGTACCGATTGGGTAAAAAGATAAAAAGTGATGCACTTATCGTAAATGCATACGAACATCGTTCTGATGTCTATTCTTCTATTGCTGTTTTAATCGGGATTGCGGGAGCTATTTTAGGAAGCAGGCTTAACTTGCCATGGCTAATTTATGCGGATCCTATTGCAGGGATATTTGTATCCGTACTGATTGCAAAAATGGCTGTTAAACTTGGTTTTGAATCGATTCATACGACGCTTGATCATGTGTTGCATGAGGAAGATACGACTGAGTATAAAGAACTGATTATCGGAATGCCAGGCGTTGTGAACCTTGATGAGTTTTATGCTAGAGAGCATGGGCACTATGTTATTATTGATATGAAGTTAGGCGTGGACCCAGAAATTTCCGTTAAAAAAGGTCACGATATCGGTAAAGCGGTGAAAGAACGCCTTCTTGAAGAGGATGAGGTTCATGACGTATTAGTTCATATCAATCCTTTTGAACCGAAGGAAAAAAAGAGTGAGTAA